CCGCAGGGAATCTTCTTTTATACGTTGGAATCAGATGCCCCAAATGCAACGCAATTATTGGATATGCGATTGTGTTTTCTGCAGGTAAGGCCAACCAGTGTCCCCGCTGTAAAGAAAGTTTTTATTAGACGTTATTGGAAATGGAGAATATATGAACGATGCGCTGGCGTTGGTGATTTCGATCCTGAAAACGACTCCCCGGCGCTGGATTCAGATCGCCGAGGCGATTCCTTATGTATTGTTCCGCCGTTCTCCGACGCCGGGGGAATGGTCGGCTTACGAATGCCTTCAGCATATTGTCGATACCGAGCGAATGGTGTTTCCGAAGCGGGTGGGGTACCTGTTGCGCGGGGAGGATTTTCCCGCGTTCAATCCCGGCGATGACGGGACAAAACCGGGCATCGACAGGAGTCCCGCGGAGCTGGCGAAGGAATTCGAGCGGCTGAGGGCGGATAGCATCGATC
This region of Thermodesulfobacteriota bacterium genomic DNA includes:
- a CDS encoding DinB family protein, translated to MNDALALVISILKTTPRRWIQIAEAIPYVLFRRSPTPGEWSAYECLQHIVDTERMVFPKRVGYLLRGEDFPAFNPGDDGTKPGIDRSPAELAKEFERLRADSIDLLLKVRTSDLEKKARHQELGMVSLREMINEWAGHDLMHTVQAERALLQPFIEECGPWKVYFSDHIVGKR